DNA sequence from the Pseudostreptobacillus hongkongensis genome:
ATTTTTTATTGCAACAGCCCCAATCTATTTTAATATACTTATCTTTAGATTTTACTATATACTGCTATCATATTATTCGCTTTTCTTATTATATATGCTAATGGTTTTAAGTATATAGGCATTCTTTCTTTCATCTTATCTGTTATATTTTCAATTTTTTCAAATCTATAATCATTACATAAGTCCACAAAATCTTTTTCAGATTCAACTCCCCATTTAAAAGGATTCTTCATCATTTTATTAACTTCATGTCTTTTTTGATTTTGTACTAATCTAATACTCATCAATTCTAAAATTAAATGTACATTTACAAATCTTTTAGCTATTTCATCAAAAAGAAATTTAACTTCACCTTTTCTAAAATATGGTAAAACTCCTTCAACAATTACTAACACATTATTTTTATCATCTATTTTATCTATCCAAGAAAAATCTAATATAGAATTTGCAATATCAATAACCCTATCTTTCTTTTTTATATATTTAGATCTTAGGTTTATAACATCTTCAAAGTCAAGATTATACCATTTTATTTTA
Encoded proteins:
- a CDS encoding class I SAM-dependent methyltransferase — encoded protein: MKEKVKLEGVSETLLIPLYSRYIESKSKNPRFIDETAIKIIDSIDYDYENKIKSKFNIWGCNARTIIIDNYAHEIINKYTDITVLNLGCGLDNRFERLDNGKIKWYNLDFEDVINLRSKYIKKKDRVIDIANSILDFSWIDKIDDKNNVLVIVEGVLPYFRKGEVKFLFDEIAKRFVNVHLILELMSIRLVQNQKRHEVNKMMKNPFKWGVESEKDFVDLCNDYRFEKIENITDKMKERMPIYLKPLAYIIRKANNMIAVYSKI